GCTCGATAAAAAACCCTTGACATTTTTGTCAAGGGTTCGTTAGCATTACTGTTATTTTCTAGTAGAGGCTTGCTCCGGTAGCACCTGCACCCCAGCAGCCGCCAAAACCGCCGCCAAAGCCGCATCCTCCTCTGCCCCAGCCGCCTCTGAAACCACGGCCAAAGCCAGGTGTGAAGGTACCATCTTCTAAAGCCTTGATGCGCAGGTCAATATTCTCTTTCATCAGCTTGCCTTGCTCTGCGGTGATATCGCCGTTAGCCACCCACTCGTCGATAACTTGCTTCCTCAGTTCCAGCATTTGCTTTTGCAACTCAACATATTTATCCGCAGTGTTTGAAGTGGTGGCGGCAAAAGCGTAGGAAACGAAGGTGGCCATTAACAGCACTACCAGGGTAAGTACGGCAACTTTTTTCAACACAGTGTTCACCTCCTCGTCTTTTATTTTACCTTTCGCATTTAAGTTCGTAAGCAAAAGCAAAATTTAGGGGGGTACTATGATATTTTTTTACAAAAACTTTTTAAAGCATAACAGAATTCTTACTACCAGCCGCACCCTCTGTTTCGGGGCCCCATAGGCCCGCATTCCGAGTTTCCTTGTCCGGCCTGCGGTATAAGCTGCGGCTGTTGGTTCACCGGCCCCTTACCCTTCGGCCCTCTTTCACCGACCCGGCACCACATGCCGGGAAACATCCTTTCCATCTTGTCCTCGCTGCCCCTCATTACCTGTTCCAAAGGCTGGCTTTTTAATTCCTCGATGCTGAGCTCGGCACCGCCTGCTTTGGAACGTTCCCACAGCAAGTACTGATTGACTGTTAACCCTGCCTTGGCAGCTTCTTGCCTTATGCTCAGTTCAGCATTATCCACAACCAGATAGCCCTGAAACTCGCGTTTAGCCAATTCATCATGCAAAATCTGCTGCAGCTTCTCCCTGTCTATGGCATTTCTTGCCTGTTCCTTTAAAGGAACCACTGCCACAATTACCGTATTACCCTGTTCCTTTTGCAAATACCCCAGCTCGACCGCTTTTACCGCTACCAGGTTGACCGCCTGGTAAACATCCTCCCCCTTAAGGTTAAGTCTCTCCAGTACAGCCTGGCCTTCCGCATCCATGGCTTTGGCCCCGATAATCCTGTTTTCCCGGTCCACATTGAGCTCGATGCTGGAAGCCAAATCCATAGAAACTGCAGCTACTGCCTGGGGCATAAATACGGGTTTGAGCATTCCCAACGCCAGCGTAATGATCAGGAGGGCAGCAGCTATTCCTCTGAGGTAATATTTAGGAAAGGACCTAGGCTTTGGCAGCGGCAGTTGAATTGTCTCCCCCGGGCGGGGCCGGGGCACTGGGACTGAAACCCGAAGAAAATCGCCTTGCTCGGTGACAACTACCATTGTTTTTTTATCCAAACTAATGACTATGCCTTTCGTAAATTCCACGGATTTCACCTACCTTTGTCGGGAAATTGGATCAAAGCACGCATGGGCAGGAACTCCTCCCTAGTCAGAATTAAAACCAAAGCAATGATATATCTCCTGCCGCTCTCCAGCACTTTTCTGCTTTGTCCCGTAATATACATCAGCTCTTTGATAGGCAGCTGTTTTGTTGCCAAAAGTCTCTCCAGCAGAGCTGCATTTTCCGTGACAGCCGCTGCCACTTGCATCAAATTCCTTTTCGTGTCCTGGTGTTTGGGCGAATCCTTAACCAGGGCATTTAGGGGTATGTTAAATTCCAACAGCGCCTGTTGGAAGTTGGCTACCATCTCGGCCTGTTCCCTTGCTTCTTCTTCCTGTCTAAACTGCTCCCAAGCTTCTTCTGCCTCCTGCTTAGTCTGTTCTGTCTCGTCAACCATTGGCATTGTGACATTTTTAAAGCGCGCTTCTTTCCGGAAGTAATCTACCAGCCGGTTATGAATTACCAATTGGGCGTAATTTAAAAAGCTTTTCCCCTTAGCTGCATCATAACTGTCAATTGCCTCGTTAAAAGCAATCAGCCCGATGCTCAATTCATCATCATTCGCCCAGTTTAAAGTTTTACCACAGATGCTGTTAACTATGGATGCAATCCGGCCCTTGTAGGATAGGAGCAGCTGTTCCCTGGCCAACTCACTTCCAGCCTTAGCCTCAGCCAAGAGTTGCATCAAGGCGGCCTCTTCCAAAGGTACTCACCCCTTTGTATTAACTTCGTAAAAAGTTTAAATTTTAGGGAGGTATATTTTAGTGGCCAGCGTCTAGTCCCTAGTCGCCAGTGGCGCTCTCCGACCGCGTCCTTA
This region of Zhaonella formicivorans genomic DNA includes:
- a CDS encoding DUF2680 domain-containing protein — protein: MLKKVAVLTLVVLLMATFVSYAFAATTSNTADKYVELQKQMLELRKQVIDEWVANGDITAEQGKLMKENIDLRIKALEDGTFTPGFGRGFRGGWGRGGCGFGGGFGGCWGAGATGASLY
- a CDS encoding anti-sigma factor domain-containing protein; this translates as MEFTKGIVISLDKKTMVVVTEQGDFLRVSVPVPRPRPGETIQLPLPKPRSFPKYYLRGIAAALLIITLALGMLKPVFMPQAVAAVSMDLASSIELNVDRENRIIGAKAMDAEGQAVLERLNLKGEDVYQAVNLVAVKAVELGYLQKEQGNTVIVAVVPLKEQARNAIDREKLQQILHDELAKREFQGYLVVDNAELSIRQEAAKAGLTVNQYLLWERSKAGGAELSIEELKSQPLEQVMRGSEDKMERMFPGMWCRVGERGPKGKGPVNQQPQLIPQAGQGNSECGPMGPRNRGCGW
- the sigI gene encoding RNA polymerase sigma-I factor, which gives rise to MQLLAEAKAGSELAREQLLLSYKGRIASIVNSICGKTLNWANDDELSIGLIAFNEAIDSYDAAKGKSFLNYAQLVIHNRLVDYFRKEARFKNVTMPMVDETEQTKQEAEEAWEQFRQEEEAREQAEMVANFQQALLEFNIPLNALVKDSPKHQDTKRNLMQVAAAVTENAALLERLLATKQLPIKELMYITGQSRKVLESGRRYIIALVLILTREEFLPMRALIQFPDKGR